The DNA window AGGCCGCGTTCACCACCAGGTGTTCTTCATCCCATTCGGGCACCGCCTCGTCGGTCAGCGGGACAAGGAAGGTCTTGCCTTCTTCCCGCTCGATTTCGACCAGGTCGCTTGCGCCGTAATTGAGGACATCGGCGACCGTGCCGATCGCGGCGCCGCCATCGGTCACCACCGGCAAGCCGATGAGGTCGGCATGGTAGAATTCGCCCTCGTCGAGCGCGGGCAGGCTCGATCGCGGGATGGTCAGCGTGGTGCCGCGCAAGGCCTCGGCCTCGTTGCGGTTCGACACGCCTTCGAAACGCGCAATCGCGCCGCCCTTATTGTCCGAGCGGATCTTCGAAAGGTTGAGCGCGCCGCCATTGAAAGAGGGGTGGTCGCGCAATTGCTCCCACCCCTCCCCGAAAAGTTTGAGCCGGACTTCGCCCGCCACGCCATGCGCGCCCTTGATGGCTGCGAGGGTAACGGGCTTGTCCGACACGCTGGATCAGCCTTCCGACTTCTCTTCGTCGGCAGCCGGAGCGTCTTCCGCAGCCGCTTCTTCGGCCGGAGCGTCTTCGGTCTTGGCTTCTTCTTCAGCCGGTGCTTCGGCTTCGGCCTTGGCGGCTTCTTCGGCTTCCTTGGCTTCGGCTTCCTTGGCAGCCTTTTCCTCGGCGCGTTCCTTGGCCTTTTCGCCCGGTTCGGCCTTGTTCGGGTTGTTGCGCGCTTCACGCTCCTGGATGCCGGCGGCATCGAGGAAGCGGGCGACGCGGTCGCTCGGCTGCGCGCCGACGCCGACCCAGTAGCGGGCGCGATCTTCGTTCAGCTTGACGCGGTTCTCGTCATCCTTGGCGAGCAGCGGGTTATAGGTGCCGATCTGCTCGAGATACTTGCCATCGCGCGCGCTGCGCGAATCGGCGACGACGATGCGATAGTACGGGCGCTTCTTGGCGCCACCGCGCGAAAGACGGATTGCAACTGCCATTTGATATTACCTTTCAGTCGTAAATCTTTGAATTTATTTCTTCTTGTTCATCATGTCCCGAAGCTCGGGAGGAATGTCTGCGCTGCCGCCGGGGCCACCGAGGCCGGGAAGCGAGGGAGGCGCGCCGCCTCCGCCCATACCGCCCATGCCGCCGCCGCCCATGCCGCCACCGAGCATCTTTCCGATCGCGCCGAGGCCGCCCATCTTCTTCATCTGCTTCATCACCTTGGACATTTCCTGGTGCATCTTGAGCAGCTTGTTGATGTCCTGAACCTGCGTGCCCGAACCCGCCGCGACGCGCTTCTTGCGCTTGGCGTTCATCAGGCCGGGCTTGGCGCGTTCCTTGGGCGTCATCGAACCGATGATCGCATCCATGTGCAGCAACACCTTGTCGTCCATGTTGGACGCGGCCATCGCGGCTTTGGCCTTCTTCATGCCCGGCAGCATGCCGGCGAGCATGCCGAGGCCGCCCATGTTCTGCATCTGCTTCAACTGGGTGCGCAGATCGTTGAGGTCGAACTCGCCCTTCGACATGCGCTTGGCGAGGCGTTCGGCATCTTCTGCATCGACCGTCGCCGCGGCCTTTTCAACCAGGCTGACGACGTCGCCCATGCCGAGGATCCGGCCCGCGACACGCTTCGGATGGAAAGCCTCGAGTGCGTCGAGCTTCTCACCGGTACCGGCGAACTTGATCGGCTTGCCGGTGACCGCGCGCATCGAGAGCGCTGCACCACCGCGCGCATCGCCGTCCATCCGGGTCAGCACCACGCCGGTCAGCGGGACTTCGTCGGTGAAGCTCTTGGCGACGTTGACCGCGTCCTGGCCGGTCAGCGAGTCGACCACGAGCAGCACTTCGGCCGGATCGGCGGTGCTGGCGACCGCCTTCATCTCGTCCATGAGCGCCTGATCGACATGCAGGCGACCGGCTGTGTCGAGCATCAGCACGTCGAAATTCTGCAGCTTGGCCGCTTCCATCGCGCGCCGCGCAATGTCGACCGGCTGCTGGCCCGGCACGATCGGCAGGGTCGCGATATCGACTTGCTGGCCCAGAATCGCGAGCTGTTCCTGCGCTGCGGGCCGCGCGACGTCGAGCGACGCCATCAGCGCCTTCTTGCCGTGCTTTTCACGGATGAAGCGCGCGATCTTGGCGGTGCTGGTGGTCTTACCCGAGCCCTGCAGGCCGACCATCATCACCACGGCCGGCGGCTTTACGTCGAGCTTGAGCTGATTGTCGTCGGGCGTCGGAGCGCCTTCTTCGGCTTCAGGATCGCCGCCCAGCGTGCGCACCAGCTCGTCATTGACGATCTTGATGACCTGCTGCCCGGGAGACACCGCACGCAGCACGTCCTGGCCGATGGCCCTTTCTGTAACCGCTTCGATGAAGCGCCGCACGACGGGCAGCGCAACGTCGGCTTCGAGCAGCGCGATCCGCACCTCGCGCATCGCATCGCGAACGTCCTGCTCCTTGAGCGCCCCGCGCCCCCGCAGCTTGTCGAGCGTTGCACCAAGGCGATCGGACAGGTTGTCGAACACGCTTCAGCCACTCCTTTTCGGCGGTCAAATCCGCCAAACGCGAAAAACGCCGGCGGACGAAACCTCGTCGGCCAGCGTGCGAATTCCAAAATCGAAATTCGACTTTTCTTGCGATGCCATCCGGCCAGGGCCGTCAGGCGGTAGAATGGTGGAGCCTAGCGGGATCGAACCGCTGACCTCAACACTGCCAGTGTTGCGCTCTCCCAGCTGAGCTAAGGCCCCAATCATTCAAATCGTCGCGGAGCCAGAGCCCCGCGAAGGACGCGCCATCTATGGCCGCGTCCGATCATTTGCAAGCCCTATCTGTGCAGGGCTTTCGCAAAAGCGACAATTCTTACGAGTCGTCCTCGTTATCGTCGTCGCCCTTGCCCTTGGTGACGCCGAGATCGTCGTCGCCGCCCAGGTCGACTTCGTTGTCGGGCGAATCTTCGCCGTCGTCGATGTCTTCCAGATCGTCATCGGCCAGATCCGAATCGGCTTCGCCTTCCTTCTCCTTCTTCTCTTCTTCGAAGGGGATAGGCTGCTTGGGCTTCAGGACGGGCTCGGGCTCCCACTCGTTCCCGCATTCAATGCAGGTGACGGGATGCTCTTCGCCCAGATCGTAAAAGCGGGTGCCGCATTTCGGGCAAGTCCGCTTGCTGCCCCATTCCGGTTTGGCCATCGTATTCCTCAAACGCTTGCCCCGCGAAAATCGCGGGAGAAATTTCGTAGATGCAGGTGGCGTCGGGGCGGCGTGGAATCAAGCCCCTTCGCATTGGCGGCGCGCCTTGCCATAGGCCACGGGCGCTGTCAAAGCGCAGCTTTCCATGAGCACCGATCAAACCACCTTTCCGCCAGGCGGCCCTCTGCGCGGCACCATTACCGTGCCGGGCGACAAGTCGATCAGCCATCGCGCCCTGATGCTGGGCGCCAGCGCCATCGGCGAAACCCGCATTTCGGGCCTGCTCGAGGGCGAAGACGTGATCGCGACCGCCGCCGCGCTTTCTGCCATGGGCGCGAATATCGCGCGCGATGGCGAGGACTGGATCGTCCACGGCCTCGGCACCGGTGGCCTTATGCAGCCGACCGCGCCTCTCGACATGGGCAATAGCGGCACCAGCACGCGGTTGTTCGCGGGGCTGCTCGCCAGCCAGCCCATCTCGGTTACCCTGACCGGCGACGCCAGCCTCTCGCGACGCCCGATGGGGCGCGTCATCGCACCGCTCTCGCAGATGGGTGCCGCATTCAAGTCGCGCGATGGCTGCCTGCCGATGACCATCACCGGTGCAGCACAGGCAATCCCGATCACCTATCGCCTGCCGGTTGCAAGCGCGCAGGTGAAAAGCGCGGTGCTGCTCGCGGCGCTCAACACCGCCGGCACCACCACAGTGATCGAGCCCGAGGCTACGCGCGATCATTCCGAACGCATGCTGCGCGCCTTCGGGGCGAGGATCGATATCGGCGAGGAGGACGGCGCGAACGTGATCCGCCTCAATGGCGAAGCCGACCTGCGCGCCCAGCCCATCACCGTTCCGGGCGATCCCTCTTCCGCCGCCTTCTTCATTACCGCCGCCCTGCTGGTCGAAGACAGCGACCTGACCATCCGCAATGTCGGCATGAACCCCACCCGCGCCGGATTGGTCGACGTGCTGCGCGACATGGGCGGCGCGATCGAGTCGGTCGACGCCCGCGAAGTCGGCGGAGAGCCGGTGGCGGATCTGCGCGTTCGCCATTCGGACCTCACCGGCGTCGATGTCGATCCGGCCATCGCCGCTTCGATGATCGACGAATTTCCGGTCCTGTTCGTGGCCGCCTCCCTTGCCCACGGTACAACGCGCACCAGCGGCCTTGCCGAATTGCGGGTCAAGGAAAGCGACCGCCTTTCGGCCATGGCCACCGCCCTCACCGCGATCGGCGCGCGGGTGGAAGAGCGTGAAGACGGGCTCACGGTGCACGGCAGCGGCGGTGAACCGCTGAACGGCGGCGGCCCGATCGCCACCCAACTCGATCACCGGATCGCGATGAGCATGGCTGTCGCGGGGCTGGCGAGCCGCGAGGGGGTGACGATCGACGACGCTTCGCCTATCGGCACCAGCTTCCCCGCTTTCATCGACACGCTGGAGCGCACTCGCGCATGATTCCCATTTCGCCCAAAATCGCCGATTTGATAGGTTTTGCCGGCAGTTTCTGCATCGTCGCCGCGTTCGTTTACGCGAATCGCGCGCAGCAGATGGACAAGCTTGTCTACAACCTCGTGAACCTGCTCGGCGCTGCGCTGCTGACGGTTTCGCTGCTGGTCAATTACAACCTGCCCACGCTGGTGCTCGAGATCGTGTGGATGAGCATCGCGCTGTACGGCATCGCCATTGCGTTGCGCGAACGCAGGCAAACGCCATGACCATTCGCAGTTTCCCGCTGATCGCCGCTTTTGCGGCATTCGCGAGCCTGACCGCCGCAACCCCGCTGGCCGCGCAGGACGTCGCCCTGCCGGAAGCACCGGCGGCATGGGCCAAGGCCGATCGCGAACTGATGGTCCCCGTCGAAGGCGGCAACATCTGGGTGCGCGTCAATGGCGATCTCGATGCCGAACACCCGCCGGTGATGTTCATCCATGGCGGTCCGGGCGGCACGCATCTCGGCTTCGGCGCGCTCACCACGCTGGCGGACGAGCGCGCGGTGATCCTCTACGATCAGCTCGACAGCGGAAAGTCCGATCGGCCCGAAGACCCGGCCAATTGGCGCGTCGAACGCTTCGTTTCCGAACTCGAGGCGATCCGCGAAGCGCTGGGTATCGAGCGCTGGCACGTCGCCGGCCATAGCTGGGGCTCGGCCTTGGCGCTCGAATACGCGGCGGCCCATCCCGAACACACCGAAAGCGCGGTGCTGGGCGGGACATTCATCTCGACCCCGCACTGGATCCTGGGCACCAACCTGCTGATCCGCGACCTGCCCGACGCGGTGCAGGACGACATCATCGCCTGCGAGAGCAAGACGCCGCCCGCCGCCGATATCTGCGGCCCGGCGACCGAAGCCTTTTACCGCGCCTATAACGGCCGGCCCGACCGCCCCGCCCCCTCTCCCGAAGCGCTGGCCTATCGCCAGCTTTACAAGGGACAGGGTTTCAACGGCACGCTCTACAACGCGATGTGGGGGCCGAGCGAGTTTTCCGCGCGCGGCACGCTGGTCGGATACGATGCCACGCCGCTGCTGTCGCGGATTGACGGCGCGCGCACCCTTTTCATGATCGGCCAGTATGACGAGGCGCGGCTCGACACCGTGCAGGATTTCGTCACGCTGACCCCTGGCGCCGAACTGGCCGTCATCCCCGGCGGATCGCATTCCTTCATCGGAGAGCGGCCCGCCATCACCGAAGCCATCCTGCGCAGCTGGATGTCGCGGATCGATGCACGCGGAGATAGCAAATGATCATTGCGGTCGATGGACCCACCGCCAGCGGCAAGGGCACGATTGCCCGCGCGCTGGCCGAAGAATTCGGACTGCCCCACCTCGATACCGGCCTGCTCTATCGCGCGGTCGGCCGTCAGGCGGTGATTTCGGATTTCAACCCCGACGACCCCGTCGAGGCGCTGTGTGCCTGCGGCTTCCCCGACGAACTGCTCAACGATCCGGAATTGCGGACCGAAGAGACCGGCGGGCTGGCGAGCCGCGTCTCGGTCCATCCGGGCGTGCGCGAGGCACTCTATGAGCGCCAGCGGAGCTTCGCGCTTCAGGAAGGCGGCGCGGTGCTCGACGGACGCGACATTGGCACCGTGATCATTCCCGAGGAAGCCGACGCCAAGCTCTTTGTCACCGCCAGCGCCGCCGCGCGTGCCTCGCGCCGTTTCCGCGAGATGCAATCGAACGGCGTCGAGACCACGCTCGAAGAGATCACCGCCCAGATCGAAGCGCGCGACAAGCGCGACGAGGAGCGCGAAGACTCCCCGCTGAAGCCGGCCGAAGATGCCTATGTCCTCGACACCACGCTGATGAAGAAGGAAGAGGCGATCTCCGCCGCGATCCGCGCGGTCAAGCGCATGGTCGAGGACGGCGCGGCCTGACCCGCGTTCAAGCGAATATGCTTGCCTTCCGCCCCGTTTTCGCCTAGGCGCGCGCCCGTCCGACGGTGCGGAACCGTTCGGCGGCAGGCTATCCCAAAGCACGGCCGGGTTTGACTGAAGGGCGCGAGCGCCCTCCCCCGCGCATTGTGGAACCTGCCGGCGAATACCGCGCCAACGGGCTCTCGCGACGGCATTCGGCCCCGCGGGACGTTCGGCCTCCAAAGTCCCCGGGCTTTCCCGGCGGCCGGAAAATCAGTCACTAGGAATTCCACCCATGGCAACCAGTGCCAACCCCTCGCGCGACGATTTCGAAGCGCTTCTCAACGAACAGCTCGGCGATGAAATCGACGGCGGTTTCGAAGGTCGTGTCGTAAAGGGTACCGTAACCGGTATCGAAAACGACAAGGCGATCATCGATGTCGGCCTCAAGAGCGAAGGCCGCGTCGATCTCAAAGAATTCATGCGCGGCGAAGACGAGCACGGGCTCGAAGTCGGCAGCGAAGTCGAAGTCTATGTCGACCGCGTCGAGAACGCCGACGGCGAAGCCATGCTCAGCCGCGATCGCGCCCGCCGCGAAGCTGCCTGGGACAAGCTCGAAAATGAATTCGGCGAAGGCAAGCGCGTCGAAGGCCGCATCTTCGGCCGGGTCAAGGGCGGCTTCACCGTCGATCTCGACGGCGCCGTGGCCTTCCTCCCCGGTTCGCAGGTCGATATCCGTCCGGTGCGCGATGTCGCCCCGCTGATGGAAACCCCGCAGCCGTTCCAGATCCTCAAGATGGACCGTCGTCGCGGCAACATCGTCGTTTCGCGTCGCGCCGTGCTCGAAGAAACGCGCGCTGAACAGCGCAGCGAACTGATCGACCAGCTGGCCGAGGGCCAGGTGATCGACGGCGTGGTCAAGAACATCACCGATTACGGTGCGTTCGTCGACCTCGGCGGCATCGACGGCCTGCTCCACGTCACCGACATGAGCTACAAGCGCGTCAACCACCCGAGCGAAGTGGTCGAAATCGGCCAGACCGTGACGGTGCAGATCGTCCGCATCAATGCCGATACGCAGCGTATCTCGCTCGGCATGAAGCAGCTTGAAAGCGATCCGTGGGATGGCGTTTCGGCCAAGTACCCGGTCGGTGCCAAGCTGACGGGCCAGGTCACGAACATCACCGAATACGGTGCGTTCGTCGAACTGGAGCCGGGCATCGAAGGCCTGGTCCACGTTTCGGAAATGAGCTGGACCAAGAAGAACGTCCACCCGGGCAAGATCGTCTCGACCTCGCAGGAAGTCGAAGTCATGGTGCTCGAGGTCGACAGCGAGAAGCGTCGCATCTCGCTCGGTCTCAAGCAGGCCCAGCGCAATCCGTGGGAAGAGTTCGCCGAAGCCCACCCGATCGGCTCGAAGGTCGAAGGCGAAGTCAAGAACGCTACCGAATTCGGTCTCTTCGTCGGCCTTCCGGGCGACGTCGACGGCATGGTCCACATGTCGGACATCGCCTGGGGCATCTCGGGCGAAGACGCGCTGGCGCTGCACCGCAAGGGTGAAGAAGTCGAAGCCGTCGTCCTCGACGTCGATGTCGACAAGGAACGCATCAGCCTCGGCATGAAGCAGCTCGAAAAGGGTGCGCCGAGCGAAGCCGGTGCCTCCGACAGCCTGCGTCGCAACCAGATCGTCACCGTGACCGTGCTCGAAGTCCGCGATGGCGGCCTCGAAGTGCAGGTCGGCGACGACGGCGCGACCGGCTTCATCAAGCGCTCGGATCTGGGCCGCGACCGTGACGAACAGCGTCCCGATCGCTTCCAGACCGGCCAGAAGGTCGACGCGATGGTCACCGGCTTCGATCGTTCGAAGAAGCCGAACTTCTCGATCAAGGCTTACCAGATCGCCGAAGAGAAGCAGGCCGTCGAACAGTTCGGTTCGGCCGATTCGGGTGCCTCGCTCGGCGACATCCTCGGCGAAGCGCTGAAGAAGAAGGAAGACTAAGCTCTTCCACGCCGCATCAGCGGTTACAGAAAGGCCCGCCCTCCCCATCGGAGCGGCGGGCCTTTTCTATGGCGGCGCGAATGCCTACCTTCTCTCCCATGCTAGAAATCCACCAGTTCCCCTGCCTGTCCGACAATTATGGCTTCCTCGTGCACGATCCCGACAGCGGTGAAACCGCGGCGATCGATACGCCTGACGGGGCCGAATATCTGAAACAGGCCGAAGCCAGGGGCTGGCGGATCACGCAGATCTGCAACACCCACTGGCATCCCGATCATGCCGGCGGAAACAAGGCCATTGTCGAGGCAACGGGAGCGACGGTGATCGCACCGCAGGAAGTCTCCAAACTCTCCCCCATCGATCGCGTGGTGGCCGATGGCGACACGGTGTCGCTGGGTGCGCACACGGCCCGGGTGATCGACGTTCCGGGTCATACCAAAGGGCATATCGCCTACCACCTCGCGGACGACGACCTCGCCTTCGTCGGCGACGCGCTGTTCGCGCTGGGTTGCGGGCGGATGTTCGAAGGTGAGCCGAAGCAGTTCTGGGACAGCCTCTCGCGGCTCAAGTCGTTGCCTAGTGACACCACGATCTACTGCGCGCACGAATACACGCAGGCGAACGCAGCCTTCGCCCTGCACGCCGATCCTGGCAACGATGCGCTGATCGCTTATGGCAAGGAGATCGACGCCAAGCGCGAGGCAGGTGAACCGACCGTGCCCTTCCCGCTGGCGCGCGAACTCGAGACCAACCCCTTCCTGCGCGCCGACGATGACGAGATGCAGGCACGCTGGGGCGGCGACGCCCCGCACGAAACATTCGCCGCGTTACGGGCTGCCAAGGACGCATTCTGAGATGACGATCCGCGGCTTTCACGCGCATACCTATTTCAACGGTGACGAGCTGCCCGATGCGCAGCGTTTCGCCGAGCAGGCAAAGGAACGCTTCGGCTGCCCGGTCGGCCACTTCCACACCGCACCGGTCGGACCGCACCCGCGCGGATCGTGCCAGCTATCGCTTCGTCCAGCCCAGTTTGCCGATTTCACGGTGTGGGCCTGCGAAGCGCGCAACGGGCTGACGATCTTCGCCCACGGGCTGAGCGGTGACGACCTGGCCGATCATACCCGCCATGTCATCTGGTTCGGCGCTTCCGAACCGCTGGATCTTTCGATCTTCGGCTGAACGCAGACGCCAAAAATAAAGCGCGCCCCACCCTCTTTTCGGGATGGAGCGCGCTTCCTCTCCGAACCGGATAAATTAGATGTCGGCGATAACCTTGTCGGCCAGCGCGCGATCGGCATCGGCATCGAGCTTGGCGTTGATCAGCGAGCGGCTCGCATCAGTCGCCGCGGTGACCGCGCGGTTGCGCACGTCGTTGAGCGCTTCGCGTTCGGCCGCGGCGATGCGATCCTCTGCCATGCGCTTGCGACGCTCGACAATCGCCTTGCTATCGGCTTCGGCCTTTTCGACCAGGCCTTCGGCTTCGGTCTTCGCGCTTTCGATCATGGCTTCTGCGTCTTTTTCCGCATTGGCGATCTTGGCGGCGTATTCTTCACGCAGCGCCTCAGCTTCGGCACGCAGTTCCTTGGCCTCGTCCAGCTGCTCGCGAATGTCGGCGATCTTCTTGTCGAGTCCGCCAGTGATCGTCTTGTGCACCTTGGCGCCGAAGATCGCGAACAGCAGCAGGACGAGCATCGCGACCGACACCCACTGGAAGGGCTGAAGCCCCCACAACGTGGGTTCGGCATGCGCGCCGCCATGGCCGTCGGCCTCTTCGACGTAGGCCTGGGCGCTTTCGGTTTCGAGCGTGGCGGGAGGGTTAGCCATGAGCCATGGTCTCCTTGACGGCCTTGCTTGCGGTCGGCTTGGTCACCTTGATGCCGGCAACGCGCTGGACGATGTCCTGCGCCGCTTCGGCGGCAACCGCTTCGATTTCGGTCATGGCAGCATTGCGCGCTTCGCCGATGCGGACTTCCGCTTCGTCGAGCTTGGCATCGAGCCGCTTCTGCGCGGCCGCGATTTTCTTGTCGGACTTGGCCGCAGCCTCGTCCTTCGCCTGGGCGACGATGGCACGAGCCCGTTCGCGGTTTTCGTTCTCGCGAACACGCCACGCTTCTTCCTGTTCGTCGGCCGCATCGCGCGCGGCCTTGGCCGCGGCAAGATCGTCGGCAATCTTGCCGTCGCGCTTTTCGACCGTGTCCATGACCTTCGGTACCATCCCCATCCCGATGACGAAGAAGGTGATTCCGAAGAAGATCGCGAGCCAGAAGAACTGGCTGGACCAGGTCTCGGCTAGCTGGGCTATCTGGGGCATCGGGTTTCTCGGTTCTCGAAAGTAGGGCTGGCGAAAGTCACGCCGGCGAACATCGGTTCAGGCGAAAGGCAATTTGGGGACGGGCCGGAGACTTGCCCCGGCCCGTACCAATATTCGTCAGGCGACGAAGATCAGGATCATCGACACGACGAAGGCCAGGAGGCCCAGAAGTTCCGCCGCGGCGAAGCCGATGAACAGGCGGCCCTGCTGGCCGTCGGCAGCACCCGGATTGCGCAGCGCGCTTTCGAGGAACGAACCGAACACATTACCCACGCCGATGGCGGCCATACCGGCGCCGATCGCAGCAAGACCCGCACCGATGAGCTTGGCAGCTTCCATATCCATAATGAACTCCTTTGGTATTCCGTTAGATTGAGACGACTTAGTGAAGGTTCTCGGCGTCGTTGATGTACAGCGACGTCAGAAGAGCGAAAACGTAGGCCTGGATGCCGGCCACCAGCAGTTCGAGCGCGCAGATGCCGATCATCAGCAGGAAGCTCGGCAGACCGACAAGGAAGCCGAAGCCGATGCCGGCATTGGTGCCGTCGATCACGAAGCTCGACAGAACTTCCAGCAGCACGTGTCCGGCCATCATGGCGACGAACAGTCGCAGGCCAAGACTGAACGGGCGCACCATGAACGAGATGAACTCGATCGGCGCAATCACCGGGATCATCGGCAGCGGCGTGCCGTGCGGCACGAACAGCGAGAAGAAGTGGAGGCCATGCTTCCAGAAGCCGACGATCAGCACGATCGAGAAGCTCAGGATGGCGAGAATGCCCGTCACCGTGAAATGGCTGGTAAAGGTGAACGGGTGGATCCCGGCGACGCCCAGCGGCAGCAGGCCGAGGATGTTCGCGAACAGGATGAACATGAACAGGCTGAAGACGTAAGGAACGTATTTGCGCCCCGCCTGGCCGATATTGGCTTCGAGCATGTTGTCGATGAAGCCGGTGAAGCTTTCCACCATCATCTGCCATCGCCCGGGCACGAGCTCGCGCTTCATCCCGCCCAGCACGAACAGGAAGAGCACCACCGTGGTGATGAGCATCCACATCGCGGAATTGGTGAAAGCGATGTTGTAACCGGCGATGTCCAGGTTCTCCGTGCCGAACAACGGCTCGATGGAGAACTGGTGCATCGGGTCGACTTTGCCTTCTTCGGCTGCCACGTCCGTTAACCCTTGTAATCTCTATGCAAAGCGCCCCGAAACCCGTGAAGG is part of the Alteriqipengyuania halimionae genome and encodes:
- a CDS encoding F0F1 ATP synthase subunit B family protein; translated protein: MPQIAQLAETWSSQFFWLAIFFGITFFVIGMGMVPKVMDTVEKRDGKIADDLAAAKAARDAADEQEEAWRVRENENRERARAIVAQAKDEAAAKSDKKIAAAQKRLDAKLDEAEVRIGEARNAAMTEIEAVAAEAAQDIVQRVAGIKVTKPTASKAVKETMAHG
- a CDS encoding F0F1 ATP synthase subunit C codes for the protein MDMEAAKLIGAGLAAIGAGMAAIGVGNVFGSFLESALRNPGAADGQQGRLFIGFAAAELLGLLAFVVSMILIFVA
- a CDS encoding F0F1 ATP synthase subunit A, with the translated sequence MHQFSIEPLFGTENLDIAGYNIAFTNSAMWMLITTVVLFLFVLGGMKRELVPGRWQMMVESFTGFIDNMLEANIGQAGRKYVPYVFSLFMFILFANILGLLPLGVAGIHPFTFTSHFTVTGILAILSFSIVLIVGFWKHGLHFFSLFVPHGTPLPMIPVIAPIEFISFMVRPFSLGLRLFVAMMAGHVLLEVLSSFVIDGTNAGIGFGFLVGLPSFLLMIGICALELLVAGIQAYVFALLTSLYINDAENLH